Proteins found in one Candidatus Eisenbacteria bacterium genomic segment:
- a CDS encoding VIT family protein: MHGELHRSGRIGWLRAAVLGANDGLISTGSLVVGVAAAEPSRLAILLSAVAGLVAGALSMAAGEYVSVSSQADTEQADLDRERGELAASPEAERSELAEIYVGRGLTPDLAIQVADQLMAHDALAAHARDELGINASTLARPIQAALASASSFAVGAAPPAILAALLPSGILTPGIVGVTLVLLIVLGSVAARLGGASVVRGALRVAFWGALAMACTAAIGRLFGAVAPGG, encoded by the coding sequence ATGCACGGTGAGTTGCACCGCAGCGGGCGGATCGGATGGTTGCGCGCCGCGGTGCTTGGCGCCAACGACGGCCTCATCTCCACGGGCAGCCTGGTTGTGGGGGTGGCTGCAGCCGAGCCGAGCCGCTTGGCAATCTTGCTATCCGCCGTCGCGGGACTCGTGGCGGGTGCCCTCTCGATGGCGGCCGGCGAGTACGTTTCAGTCAGCTCCCAGGCGGATACCGAGCAGGCGGATCTCGACCGGGAGCGCGGTGAGCTCGCTGCGTCGCCCGAGGCCGAGCGAAGCGAATTGGCGGAAATCTACGTCGGTCGGGGCCTCACCCCCGACCTGGCGATCCAAGTCGCGGACCAACTCATGGCTCACGACGCCCTGGCGGCCCATGCCCGCGACGAGCTGGGCATCAACGCGTCGACCCTAGCTCGACCGATTCAAGCCGCGCTGGCGTCGGCGTCGTCGTTCGCGGTCGGAGCAGCGCCCCCGGCCATCCTGGCCGCACTCTTGCCAAGCGGGATTCTGACGCCCGGCATCGTCGGGGTGACCTTGGTGCTCCTGATCGTTCTCGGGAGCGTGGCGGCTCGCCTTGGCGGCGCCTCGGTCGTTCGGGGAGCTCTGCGGGTGGCCTTTTGGGGCGCGCTGGCGATGGCGTGCACCGCCGCGATTGGTCGTCTATTCGGCGCGGTCGCCCCAGGCGGCTAG
- a CDS encoding DNA-binding protein — protein MATIKRVGVLGSGVVGQTLAKGFKRHGYEVQIGSRSPAKLASFVTETKIPSGTFSAVAAWSEALVLSVLGKAAAEALMEALPQNLAGKPILDTTNPISDEAPEDGVVRFFTGPNRSLMEDLQATFPQAHLVKAFNSVGNNLMVNPKLKGKPTMFYCGNNAGAKAFAARVIEQFGWEGADMGTAVAARAIEPLCQLWCIPGFRDNDWAHAFHLLRP, from the coding sequence ATGGCAACGATAAAGCGCGTCGGGGTCCTGGGGTCCGGAGTGGTGGGACAGACGCTGGCCAAGGGTTTCAAGAGGCACGGCTACGAAGTGCAGATTGGAAGCCGATCGCCCGCCAAGCTCGCGTCCTTCGTGACGGAGACGAAGATTCCGAGCGGAACGTTCTCCGCGGTCGCGGCGTGGAGCGAGGCGCTCGTCCTCTCCGTCCTGGGGAAGGCGGCCGCGGAGGCGCTCATGGAGGCCCTCCCCCAGAACCTCGCCGGGAAGCCCATCCTCGACACGACGAATCCGATCAGCGATGAGGCGCCGGAGGACGGGGTCGTCCGGTTCTTCACTGGACCGAACCGGTCGCTCATGGAGGACCTGCAGGCCACGTTCCCCCAGGCCCACCTCGTCAAGGCGTTCAACAGCGTCGGGAACAACCTGATGGTGAATCCCAAACTCAAGGGGAAGCCCACGATGTTCTATTGTGGGAACAACGCTGGAGCGAAGGCGTTCGCCGCGCGGGTCATCGAGCAGTTCGGCTGGGAAGGCGCCGACATGGGCACCGCGGTCGCGGCGCGGGCCATCGAGCCGCTCTGTCAGCTCTGGTGCATCCCGGGCTTTCGCGACAATGACTGGGCTCACGCGTTCC
- a CDS encoding DUF885 domain-containing protein, which yields MFYRLIPAITMLLIAMISLPPRSGAATSSASQDLAKLCDEYWQGFLETYPTYATSLGDKRYDDRLDDIGPAGIAKETRRLESALARTNAIDAASLSPGERLTRTALLTEVEDQLAWISCKFWEWAVDPRTGPQVDFMNLPDYTIIDSPADAASFVKRCRAMGPYFDDTVANLRSGLAKGKAAPRDAVKATIDQLDRLIAAPADSLALWKPVTVERKDWSPADRERFAKDLRSAIQTALQPALGRYREFLKTSVLPVARPPEKAGLSALPDGPDCYKKMIRVHTSLDMTPDDIHRLGLEQVAIVRRDLAQLGQKVLGTSDISEIQRRLRGSPEMFFKTSAEVEAKAKETLARAQAAVPGWFGIQPKARCELKVMGMHEAPYSTIAYYRGPSADGKRPGYYMVNTYLPETRPRYEAEALAFHESVPGHHLQIAIAQELTGIPEFRKHLGVTAYVEGWALYTERLADEMGLYSSDTDRLGKLSFDAWRSCRLVVDTGLHAKGWSRQQAIEYMTQNTLLAPNNIVNEVDRYIGTPGQALAYKLGQLEILKLRDEAKRRLGRRFDIKAFHDAVLGNGAVSLPVLHEQIEAYIVAAEGAK from the coding sequence ATGTTCTACCGCCTAATCCCGGCCATCACCATGCTTCTGATCGCCATGATCTCGCTCCCGCCGCGCTCCGGCGCAGCCACGTCCTCCGCCTCACAAGACTTGGCGAAGCTGTGCGACGAGTACTGGCAAGGCTTCCTCGAGACGTACCCGACCTACGCCACGAGCCTCGGGGACAAGCGATACGACGACCGGCTGGACGACATCGGCCCCGCGGGGATCGCCAAGGAGACGCGCCGCCTCGAGAGCGCGCTGGCGCGGACTAACGCGATCGATGCGGCCTCGCTTTCTCCTGGGGAACGGCTCACGCGCACCGCCCTCCTCACCGAGGTGGAAGATCAGCTCGCGTGGATCTCCTGCAAGTTCTGGGAGTGGGCCGTCGATCCGCGCACCGGGCCGCAGGTCGACTTCATGAACCTTCCCGACTACACGATCATCGATTCTCCGGCGGATGCGGCTTCGTTCGTGAAGCGGTGCCGGGCCATGGGACCTTATTTCGACGACACCGTGGCGAATCTCCGATCCGGGCTCGCCAAGGGCAAAGCCGCCCCCCGCGACGCCGTCAAAGCGACGATCGATCAGCTCGATCGATTGATCGCGGCTCCGGCCGATAGCCTGGCCTTGTGGAAGCCGGTGACGGTCGAGCGAAAGGATTGGAGCCCCGCCGATCGCGAGCGCTTCGCGAAGGACTTGCGCTCGGCGATCCAGACCGCGCTACAACCGGCGCTCGGGCGGTACCGCGAATTTCTCAAGACCAGCGTCCTGCCGGTGGCGCGTCCGCCCGAGAAGGCGGGACTTTCCGCGCTGCCTGACGGCCCGGACTGCTACAAGAAGATGATCCGCGTGCACACCTCGCTCGACATGACCCCGGATGACATCCACAGGCTGGGCCTCGAGCAGGTTGCGATCGTACGGCGCGACCTCGCCCAGCTGGGCCAGAAGGTACTTGGAACGTCGGACATCTCCGAGATCCAGCGGCGCCTGCGCGGGAGCCCCGAGATGTTTTTCAAGACCTCTGCCGAGGTGGAAGCGAAAGCGAAGGAGACGCTGGCTCGCGCGCAGGCCGCCGTTCCCGGCTGGTTCGGGATCCAGCCCAAGGCCCGCTGCGAGCTCAAGGTCATGGGGATGCACGAGGCCCCGTACTCCACCATCGCGTACTACCGCGGTCCGTCGGCCGACGGGAAGCGACCGGGGTACTACATGGTCAACACGTACCTACCGGAGACGCGCCCGCGATATGAGGCCGAGGCGTTGGCGTTCCACGAATCGGTTCCCGGACATCACCTCCAGATCGCGATCGCTCAGGAGCTGACCGGAATACCGGAGTTTCGCAAGCACCTCGGGGTCACGGCGTACGTGGAAGGGTGGGCGCTCTACACGGAGCGGCTCGCGGACGAGATGGGACTCTACTCGAGCGACACCGACCGGCTCGGCAAGCTCTCGTTCGACGCCTGGCGCTCCTGCCGGCTCGTCGTCGACACCGGTCTCCACGCGAAGGGGTGGAGCCGCCAGCAGGCCATCGAATATATGACCCAGAACACGCTCCTCGCCCCGAACAACATCGTGAACGAGGTGGATCGCTACATCGGCACGCCGGGCCAGGCGTTGGCCTACAAGCTTGGCCAGCTCGAGATCTTGAAGCTCCGCGACGAGGCGAAGCGCCGGCTCGGTCGGCGCTTCGACATCAAGGCCTTCCACGACGCAGTGCTCGGGAACGGCGCCGTGTCGCTTCCGGTGCTGCACGAGCAGATCGAGGCGTACATCGTCGCTGCTGAGGGAGCGAAGTAG
- a CDS encoding nuclear transport factor 2 family protein translates to MRTLILALLVLAVIPACGTPTLRSAVGTLEVKAAVDSLWSGYAHASDRKDAAAFGALFTEDAALVYPGVPTVRGRQAVQERLVSMYADIDPTGLRVEADETRVSGTIAVQSGTFEESFNENSAAKTRYGRFVLIAEPERERSWKIRRLFVVVDSTVASP, encoded by the coding sequence ATGCGCACCCTCATCCTTGCGTTGCTGGTTCTCGCCGTGATCCCCGCGTGCGGCACGCCGACGTTGCGCTCGGCCGTCGGGACCCTCGAGGTCAAAGCCGCGGTCGATTCGCTCTGGTCCGGCTACGCCCACGCATCCGACCGCAAGGACGCGGCGGCCTTCGGCGCCCTTTTCACCGAGGACGCTGCGCTCGTTTACCCGGGGGTGCCGACCGTGCGCGGGCGGCAGGCGGTCCAGGAGCGACTCGTCTCGATGTACGCCGACATCGATCCCACCGGATTGCGCGTTGAGGCGGACGAGACCAGGGTCTCGGGCACCATCGCCGTCCAGAGCGGGACGTTCGAGGAGAGCTTCAACGAGAATTCGGCCGCGAAAACGAGATACGGCCGATTCGTATTGATCGCCGAGCCGGAGCGTGAGCGCTCGTGGAAGATTCGACGGCTGTTCGTGGTCGTCGATTCCACCGTGGCGTCTCCGTAG
- a CDS encoding DUF3307 domain-containing protein has translation MLIFLQLYAAHLIADFILQPKWIVLNKRKPLALLAHAGIHVACGIALVNVGLDQNVLLAILGLALAHILIDCIKAFATKDGWVVFLIDQILHLGTVAAAAVWLSLSSWPFVEETVAATLTSPTFYLLLAAYVGVIFGGSIVVQKVTRPFLSRIDGDLLALKPGLPRAGKYIGSMERFLVLTFVITGYNEAIGFLLAVKALARFPEIKEDQRGTFAEYFLVGTMTSVGLALVAGLIVKALYAQL, from the coding sequence ATGCTGATTTTCCTGCAATTGTACGCCGCCCATCTGATCGCGGATTTCATTCTCCAGCCGAAGTGGATCGTTCTCAACAAGCGGAAGCCGCTGGCTCTTCTAGCCCACGCCGGGATCCACGTCGCCTGCGGGATCGCGCTCGTCAACGTTGGATTGGATCAGAACGTTCTGCTGGCGATCCTGGGTCTGGCGCTGGCCCATATTCTGATCGACTGCATCAAGGCGTTCGCCACCAAGGATGGCTGGGTGGTGTTCCTGATCGATCAGATCCTCCACTTAGGCACGGTCGCGGCCGCCGCCGTCTGGCTCAGCTTGTCGAGCTGGCCCTTCGTGGAAGAAACCGTGGCCGCCACGTTGACGTCCCCGACGTTCTACCTGCTCTTGGCGGCGTACGTCGGGGTCATTTTCGGTGGGAGCATCGTGGTACAGAAGGTCACGCGGCCGTTCCTGTCCAGGATTGACGGAGACCTGCTGGCGCTCAAGCCCGGGCTTCCCAGAGCAGGGAAGTACATCGGCAGCATGGAGCGCTTTCTCGTCCTCACCTTCGTGATCACCGGCTACAACGAGGCGATCGGGTTCCTCCTGGCCGTCAAGGCGCTCGCGCGCTTTCCCGAGATCAAGGAGGACCAAAGGGGGACGTTCGCGGAGTACTTCCTCGTAGGAACCATGACGAGCGTCGGCCTCGCGCTCGTGGCCGGGCTCATCGTCAAGGCCCTATACGCTCAGCTCTGA
- a CDS encoding DUF2269 family protein: MYLLFKLVHVASVIAFLGNITTGLFWHAHAARTRDPKLLAHTMDGIIKSDRLFTVPGVIGIIVTGFAAAIHGNFPILHTGWIFWTLVLFSISGLIFTMRVVPLQRQLRALAESGAQSGAFEYARYHALALRWEIWGAAALLTPVAGLALMVLKPSL; this comes from the coding sequence ATGTATCTCCTCTTCAAGCTCGTACACGTCGCGTCTGTCATCGCATTTCTCGGCAACATCACGACCGGCCTCTTCTGGCATGCCCATGCCGCCCGCACCCGCGATCCCAAGCTCCTGGCTCACACGATGGACGGAATCATCAAGAGCGATCGGCTGTTCACGGTTCCCGGCGTCATCGGCATCATCGTCACCGGCTTCGCCGCCGCCATCCACGGGAACTTCCCGATCCTACACACCGGCTGGATATTCTGGACCTTGGTGCTTTTCTCGATTTCGGGGCTCATTTTCACGATGCGGGTGGTGCCGCTTCAACGCCAGCTGCGCGCTCTTGCGGAGTCCGGCGCGCAATCGGGCGCCTTCGAGTACGCCCGTTACCACGCTCTGGCCCTACGCTGGGAGATCTGGGGCGCGGCGGCGTTGCTGACGCCGGTCGCGGGGCTCGCGCTCATGGTGCTCAAACCCAGCTTGTGA
- a CDS encoding cupin domain-containing protein, translating into MIDVILKRFETPDEVRIMKRGKFEIVLLGGLTIGRASYEPGWKWSEHVGPGVHATRCSVEHVGLVLTGTAAVAFDDGRVTELHAGDLFHIPPVPHDSWVVGVEPYVSLHFLGGDKYAK; encoded by the coding sequence ATGATCGACGTGATCCTCAAGCGATTCGAGACCCCCGACGAAGTGCGCATCATGAAGAGGGGCAAATTCGAGATCGTGCTGCTGGGCGGGCTCACGATCGGGCGCGCGAGCTACGAGCCGGGATGGAAATGGTCCGAGCACGTGGGCCCGGGCGTCCACGCAACGCGCTGCTCCGTCGAGCACGTGGGGCTGGTCCTCACGGGCACCGCCGCGGTGGCCTTCGACGACGGCCGGGTGACCGAGCTCCACGCGGGCGATCTGTTTCACATTCCACCGGTCCCTCACGATAGCTGGGTTGTCGGCGTGGAGCCGTACGTGTCGCTTCATTTTCTGGGCGGGGACAAGTACGCCAAGTGA